AAAAATATTGATACAAATTTGATGATAGTTTGAAAGACATTTATAGATCACTTGAGTTTTTACAGGATAAAAAAGCGGATATTTTAAAACATTTAAATGAACAATTTGTAGACAAAATTAACAGAAATTTAACATTCTGTTTCTATGACGTTACAACTGTTTATTTTGAAAGTTTTATACCTGATGAACTTAGAAAATTTGGTTTTTCAAAAGACAATAAAGTTAACCAAACTCAAGTTGTTTTAGGTCTTTTAATCGACGATATGGGAATACCGATTTATTATGATTTATTCCCTGGAAACACATCTGATTTCTTGACTTTAAAACCTGTTTTAGAGAATATAAAAAGAGACTTAGGTATAGATAAAATTACTATTGTTGCAGATAGAGGTTTAAACTCAAAAAGTAACTTATTAGCCATAAAACAAGCAGGATACGATTACATAATGGCTTACAAAATCAAAGGTAAAGAAAATAAAATTGAAGGAATTTATGATCTTGATACATATAAAATGATGTATGAAGAATTCAGTGTGAAAAAACAAGATCACAAAGAGCTTTTTAAATCTAATAATACCTTTTATGAAATTGACAATAAACTGATTTTAACTTTCTCTGGAAAGAGACAAAGAAAAGATAAAAAAGATCGTGAAAGACTTATTAAAAAAGCTGAAAAATTACTCAATTTATCAGCTATAAAATCAGAAATGAAAAGAGGTGGTAAGAAGTATTTAAAACTTTCAGCTAACGAAGTTGAGTTAGATCATCAAGCGATTTTGAAAGATGAAGCCGCAGATGGATTTTGTGGAATTTTAACATCTCATGAAGATATGGATGAAATGGAAATTATTGAACAATATTCAAAACTTTGAAAAATAGAAGAAAGTTTTAGAGTGATGAAAACAAACTTTGAAGTAAGACCAATTTATCTTTCAACTGAAAAGACAATCAAAGGACATTTTTTAATTTGCTTCCTTGCACTCACGATTCAAAGATATTTAGAATTTGTTCTTGAATATTGTGGTTATCCGCTTCCTACGAATAAAATAATTGAATCAATTAAAAATCAAAAATTATCAATTATCCCAGAAATAAATACTTATATTAAATCAGAAGAATCTGAAGAGTTCAAAACTATATTAAAAGTTCTTGGACTTAAACCAATTGAAACTATTGGTAAATGTGAAGACGTAAAATTTACTATATAGGAATTGTGATATAAAAACGACGAATAGCTCTATATTGTAGGGTTATTCGTCGTTTTAAGTTTTAAAAGTGTCAAACTTAGGAAAAGCAAAATATCCGTTTGAAGCGGATATTTATTTTTACTTTTTAATCATTTCTAAAACTTTTTGAATTAATAGATAGTCATTTCAACTATCTTCCAAACTTTTATCTTTAATATCGAAAATTTTGACTGTTTTATTGTTGAATTTTTCTTCAACTTCTATAATGTCATTAATCATTTTGTTTAATCTATGTTCTGTAAATTTATCTTTTTGAGATAAACCTATTAAATCATTAATTTTGAAAACTAAGAATTTCATTAAAACTAAACTTAAAAAGCAAAGACAGATATAACCAGTAATGTGTTTCCAACTTGATAAATACATGGGTCTAAGAACTAATCTACTCTTTAAGCTTCTAAAATTCTCTTCAACTTTTCATTGTTTTGCATATAAATCTACAATTTGATCAGGAGTTAAATCATGTCTATTTGTCTCGTAAACATAATATCCATCGAATTTTTCATCTTGCAAAATCTTTTCGTTATCAAGTTCATAATAACCAGATTTGTCAACAGCTTTAAAGAATCTATATTTCTTCCCGCCTGCAATATCTTCATAAGAAACTTTTCCGTTTTTAGCTTTCTTGAGGAAGTTATTGATTAAAATTTGTCTATCTTCTGCATCTTTTCTTGCTCTCTTCTTACTAAAAGTAATGATTCTTTTTCTTATTTTTCCATTGATTCTACCGTTTCTATATTGAGAAAGAAATTCTTCTGATTTATGCACTAAACCGGTTTTAGAATGAATATAACCTTCTTGGTTTAAAACAAATTCTTTAAAGTCTTTTGTTCCTGTTTTCATCCGGTAAGAAATAATGAATTTTAAACCTTTGGACTCTAAAAATCTGATGTTTTTGTTTAAAGACATACCTTTATCAGCGATAATTGTAATTTGTTTTATCTTATATATTTTTTGAATTTCCAAGACAAAAGGGATGAATGTGTTTGCATCTGTTGTATTTCCAGGAAAGACTTTGTAATGTAGTGGAATTCCGTTTGAATCAGTTGCTAGCCCAATAACAATTTGATCTTCTTTAAACTTACCGTCCTTTGAATAACCAGGTTTTTTGTACCCTTCTCTACTAAAAGTTTCAAAATAAGTAGTGGTGGAATCATATCATATGATTTCTACATCTTTTTTGTGTTCATTTACAAGAACTGAATTTACATTTTGTAAAATTTGCCCCCTATTTTCAGCGATGTAATCTAACGATCTGTAAAAAGAATTTTTAGAATAAACAAATTCTTGTTCTTTTTTTAGACTATTGAAAGTGCCTAAAATACTTAATGGCTCTTTTAATCTTTGATAAATTTGTTGCATCACAACTTCTTTTAAACTTACTGATTTTGTTTTATGACAGTCTTTAAAAATGTCAAAATGATCAACCAACGAAGAAACAAGTTCATATCCCTTAAATCTTTTTCTATATTCAACAAGATCATTTTTGTTTTCTTTAAACTTTTGATTAATAATTTCAATAATTTCTTCTTTGGGAGTTGTTAAAGGTATGTCTTTAACAAGCATTTTGATTTTTTCAATTGAATTTTTTTGATACTTCTCAAAGTCATGTTCATATCCAACCCCAAATCTCGTTTCATATCCTGTGCCTTTTATTTTTCTGCACCCGACCTGTATATATGTACCTGCTTTTTGTTTAGAAACACACAATATTCATGTTCTTTTTTCTTTTGTTTTTGCTTGCATGCACATATTATATCATATTTTACCTAGTAAATTACTAGGTTTTTTACATATTTATTAGATAAATATGTACTGCTGCGAAAATGTAAAAAAACTCACTTAAGTGGGAAACGCAGGATAAACTTAAATCTAAAAAACAAAGTATATAAGTACCTTTATTAGGTACTTTTTTAATTAAAAAATCTACAACTAATGTTGTAGAAATTAATATTAATATTATTCTTCTGATTCAACTTTAATTAAAGTATCATTAACCCAAATTATATCGCCAGGTTTAATTTTACTACTTCTACCTTTTGGTGCTTCACCATTAATTTTCATGGTGTTGTTATCAAAAAAAGATTTTGATTGCCCACCAGTGGAAATTTCACCAATTTTTTTAAGGAACTGACTAACTTTAATTGAATCACCTTTGATTTTTACTATCATAAATTTTAATACCTTCTCATAGGAGTTATCAATTGTTTGTTTTTATCATTTTCAAGGGAAGTAAATAACAATTGATCTTCTTTGTCTGAAATTTGTATTTTAATTTTACCATTATCTAAAATTGATACAGCATCTTTTATGAAATTATAATTTACATCAATATCAAATTGTTCACCTTCATATTCGAAGTTTGTTGTTTCTGCATCAGCATAACCAATTTCTGGAACTTCATATGATGTTTTAATTTTTTCTTTTGATATGTTAAATGATAGTCTTTTTATTTTGTCTGAAACATAGAAAATTGTTTTGTTAATTAAATTTAATAATTCTTGTTTTTCAATAATAATTTCTTTTGAGTAATTTCTTTCAAAAACATTGCTAATATCTAAATATTTTAAATCCACTAAGTTAGCTTGAATAATTGTATTTTCATATGAAATACCTAACTTGTAATCTTTAAAGAATAAATTAACTTTTTTAGGTGCATCTTTAGTAACTAATTTTTTAAGAATTTTTGAATCAACATTAATATCTATTTCAACTTCTGAATCAATTTCAATTTCTGCTTTAGAAAGTCTAAATCCATCTGTTGAAACCATAGTTAATAATTTATTATTATTTGATTTAATATTAATAACTTTATAAATTAAATTATTGATTTTATCGACACTTGAATTTGTTGAAACTAAAGCTTCATTGATAACATTTTCTAATTTTTTAGACGAAATTTCAATTTTGTTTGAAGGTTCATTGAAATCAACTAATTGCATTTGGTTGTCATTATCTAATTTAGCAATTGTAAATTTTGTTTTACCTTCATATATATCAATAATATTATTGTTTACATTAATTGTTACTTTGTTTTCAAATTTTTTAATTATGTTTCTAAAAATATTGGCATTAATAAATACTTTTCCTGATGAATCAAGTTTTAAATTTGACTCATCCACAAATATTGTTTTCTTAGCAGATACAGCAGGGTTATTAGAAGAAATATTTAAAGCTTCAGAGTTTATTTCAAAAAATAAACATCTATTTAAAACAGAAGCATCGTTTGAATCTACATAGTTATTTAAAAAGTCAACGGTGTTTTCAATAATATTTTTCTTGATTGTGAATTTCATAAATTCTCCTAAATTTTAAAAATGATAAATATAAGCTGTTAATATGTGGATAAGTTTTAAAAAGTACATTTTTAAGGCAATATTTCACTTAAAAAATAACTTTTTGTGTTTATTCACATATTAATAAAACGTTAAAAATTGTTTATTTTAGTTGTATAACTTTGCGATAATTAAATCTTTAACTTGTTTAATTGAAGAGTTATTAACATCTGTTTTTCCTAAAACATTAACAATTGTTGAATGATCCCGGTTAAAGATTTTTCCTATCTCAGTTGTCGATAGTTGCAAGTAACTTCTTATAACAATAATTGCCATGTGCCTAGCAACTACAATTTCCTTGCGTCTTGACTTACCTAGCAAATCTTTTCGATTAAGTTTGTAGTAATTACATACAACATTAATTATTTCTTCCGGTTTCACTTCTTTTCTATTTTTTATAGTATCTTCAAAAATTTCTTTAATGTATTCAAGTTTATCATCAACAGTAAGAATTTTATCTTTATAAAACTGCATTCTTTTTACCGAACCAATTAAATTTCTAATAGAACCGCTTGAATTATAAATAATAAAATCCCTCGATTGTTTATCTAATAATGAACTATCGAAAACTTCTTTTTTCATAAAGTAATCAAAAAGTTTTTCTAAATCTTCATAGCTTGGTTTTTTAATACTTGTGGTAAATCCTGAAGTTAAACGAGTAATGATTCTGGTGTCAAATTTTGATTTAATTTCATCAATACTACATTCAGAAGAAATCACAGTTTTCTTTTTAGCCGACATTCTTCCGTCTATAATTTGGAATAAAAAGTTTTTTGTAGACTTTTTCTCGCCTTCAGAATATATCTGAAAATCATCTAATAATAAAACATCTACATTTGTAAAGTGTTTTAAAACAGCAGAGATTTTTGATTGATCATTTTCTTGTAATAAAGCCGCTATATCTCTGGTGAAATTAGTAGGATTAATATAACTTGCAGTTTTATTATTGCTTAGATAAGTATTTGCAATTGCGTATAAAAGATGTGTTTTACCAAACCCTGATTTACTATGAATATAAACGGTTAAAAAATCTTTGTTTAATAAATTTTTACAAATATTAACTGCTTCTTTGTTGAAATTACCAACAATGTAATTGCTAAAAGTTAAATTTGGATCAACACTGGAATCGTAACCAAATTTTTTGAATTCTTCATATTGAATTTCATTATTTTTTTCAATTTCTTTAATTTGCTCTTGATCGTAATTAACTATTTTATAAACAATATTTGGTCCAAAAATTTCTTTTACAGTTTTTTGCATATTTTTTTGGTAATAAGTTTTAATAATATTGATTATTGAGTCAGTAAATTGTGGAAATGAAAAAACTACTTCATTTCTTTCGTAAGAAAGTACGTTAATGCTTCTAAAAAAGTTTTGATAAACCATATTATCAAACTCATTTTTTAAGTAATCTCGAACTTGAGAAGTATAAACTTTAAGTGCTGTTTTATCTGCTGAAATCATATAAACCTTTCTGGTTTTTTAAGTTGTGAATAACTGTTGTTTATAAACTAAGTTACAAAGTACTTATTCACAACTTTTAATACTATTTTTTAGTCACTTAAGTAAATTATACACAATTTTAAAAATATCGTTATTAACAACCTAAAAAAGATTGTGAATAACTGCAGTTATCAACATTAAAAAAACTCTAATATTTGTAAGGTAAATCAATATAATCTATATAATTAAAATAATATGGTTCAAAAAGTTATAGGTAGTTTTTTTAAAATAATAAAAAGTGGAAATAATTGAGCACTTTTTAATTTTGTTTCACAAGATAAAAAGTTCAAAGCAGTCGTTTTTGCAGGAACTAACATCCCTTCTCTTTATCAAGAATATGAAGTAGAGCTAGCTGAAAACGAAGGTTATAGAACTTATAAACTTCTTTCTTTTGTTCCAAGTATCAAAGAAAAGGAAATTGATTGAGTCGACTATATTTCTAAAAACGTTAAAGGGATTGGTTTAGTAACGGCAAAAAAAATAGTCCAAGCTCAAGGTGAAAAAATTTGACAAAACATTGCAAATTTTATCAAAGACGAAAAACCTAACGAACTTCATCTTCTTTTAACTGATGCTCAAATTGAACACTTAAAACAGCATTATGTTGATAAGCGAAGTGAAATTGAATCGCTTTTATCAATTAGTGAAGAAGAAAAAAGTAATATTAAATTTTTCTATCTTAATAACTTACAAAAACTTTATGAATTTCTGAAAGAAAAGCATAAAGGTGAAAATATAAATTTCGAAGAACACTATAAACAAAACAATGTCTATAACTTATATATGAAGGATTTTATTCCTTTTGAACTAGTTGATAAGTTTGCTTTATTAATCGGTTATCAAGAAACTGGTCTTTTTCGTTTTGAAGCTTTTGTTTTTAACGTTATTTCAGAAGAAGAAATGAACAATTCAACTTTAATTCCTTATGATTTAGTTGAAAGAAATTTACGTTCTAAATTGAACATTTCACATGATTTTTTCACTGATTCATGCAACTTACTGCTAAATCACGACAATATTATTGTTCAAAAAGTTAATGACAAATTTTACTTTTCTAAAAAAGTTACTCTCGAAAAAGAGTTTTATATTTTAAAACGTTTATATCAAATTAATAATGCTAAAAAACTTGACTACATTACAAGTTCTAAAATTGAAGGTTCATCAATGTCAGATGAGCAAAAAAATGCATACTTTGGAGCTTTAGAAAATAATGTTTCAATAATTAGTGGTGGCCCTGGAGTTGGAAAAAGCTACATTATTAAATACCTAAATTTAACCCTTAAAGAAAATGGTTTAAAAAATGAAAAGGATTATTACATTTTAACCCCTACTGGTAGAGCTTCCACTAATGTGTCATTAAAAATCGATGATAAAGTTAGAACAATTCATAGCTTATTAAAAATTAAAGATGAAAATGAAGAAGTTGATATTTCAAGTGATGAATATGACAAAATTAAAGTTTTAATCATTGATGAGTTTTCAATGGTTAATATCAATGTTTTTGAAAAGTTACTTAAGGCTTGTTCAAATTTAGAGCATTTAATTATACTTGGTGATGTAAATCAATTACCAGCCATTGGGCCTGGAAATTTGCTTGAACAAATGATTCAAATTGATTTTGTTAAAACATATTATTTAACTAAGTTTTTCAGAAGTGATTCAATAGACATTTTTAATTTCTTTGAAAGTGTTAAAAAAGGCCAGTTACCTAAGTTTAAAAAAGGAATTGTTAATTTATATGAATGAGACAAAAGTGTTTTAGTTCAAAACATTACAAAATTATTCAAAAAGTTAATTCAAGAAGATGGGATAGAAAATACCATTGTTTTAGCTCCAACTTATCGTGGTGATTATGGACTTATTGAACTTAATAACCAAATCCAAAACGCTATAAATAAAGATTCACAAGAAGTTCTTAAGACACAAAAACAAGGTAGAGAAATAATTTTTAAACTCAAAGATAGAGTTATTCAATTAGAAAATAGAACTCAAGATAATATTTATAACGGTGATATAGGGGAAATTGTCGATTTTACAAAAAACAAAAATACTACTGAAACAATTACTGTTAAATTTTCAAACAACGGCATAGATCGCTTTTTAGAATACACCGCTTCAGAATTTAGAAACGAAGTTAGTTTAGCTTATGGAATTACAGTTCATAAATTCCAAGGTAGCGAAATTGATCATGTTATTTTCTTGGTTCTTGACTCACATAGTTTTATGCTTAATAAAAAACTTATTTATACAGGTGCTTCTCGTGCTAAAAAAACCTTAAATATCGTTACATCAATAAATGTACCAATAGAAGAAACTTTATACACAAGTTACCTAAAGAAAAATGAAATTTTAACTAACTTTCAATTACTTATTTTAGAAAAGGAGAAAGAATGAAATTAATTGTCGGTCTTGGCAATCCAGGTTCTCAATACAAATTCACTAGACATAATGCTGGTTTTTTAGCGGTAGATGAAATTGCTAAAAAATTAAATGTTAACTTTAAATCATCAAAGTTTAATGGTGAAATAGCAAAAAGCGATGACATTATTTTAGGTAAGCCTTCCACATTTATGAACAAATCAGGTCTTTTTGTTTCTCAAGTGGCTAACTTTTATAAAATTCATCCTGATGATATTATGATTATTCATGACGAAAAAGACCTAGATTTAGGTAAAAGTGTCATTAAAGTTGGTGGAAGTGGTGGAAGCCACAATGGTGTAATTGATGTAATTACTCAACTTGGTTCAAGAGATTTTAAAAGATTAAAAATTGGAATCAATTCACCTGAAAGAAAAGGTGAATTAAAAAACTTTGTTTTAGGAAACTTTACTGCAACTGAATTTACAATTCTCCAAGAAGTAATTCAAAAAGCAGCTGAAGCTTCAGTTTTATTCGGATTTACTGATATTCTCACAATAATGAATAAATATAATGCTAAAAAATAAAAAATATTTACTTGCAGTTAGTGGTGGTCCCGATAGTATTTTTCTTCTTTATAAATATCGAAACAAAGATGTTGTTGTAGCTCATGTAAATTATCACCAAAGAGAAGATAGTAATAATGATGAAGTAATTGTTAAAAGGTATTGCACTTTGTGAAAAATACCTTTTTATTCATTGCAATTAAGCAAAAATGACCACATCAAAAATAACTTCCAAAACTGAGCAAGAATTCAGCGTTATGAATTTTTTAAGACTATTTGCAAGCAACAAAAGTGCGATTTAGTTCTAACAGCGCATCATAAAGATGATTTTATAGAAACTGCTCAGATGCAATTAGATAAAAAAAAATTCCGTTTTTTTTACGGAATTAAAAAAGAAAGCAAAGCTTTTGATTTAAACATCAATAGACCTTTTTTGTTTAAATATTGAAAAAGATCTATTGAAGCAAAAGTTGAAAAATTAGGACTAGATTATGCAATTGATTATTCAAATGCTTCAAACAAATATACAAGGAATGCAATAAGACTTAAAAACAAAAGTATTTGAAACAAAACTTTATTTTATTTAAAGATTAAACTACTTAATTTTTGAAATAGTTTTAAAGAAAGAAAGATTGCTAAAGCATTTAAAAAATGACAAAAAAGCAACTTTAATCAAGATGCTTTTGCTTCGTTAAAACATAAAAATCACCTCATTTATGCTTTTGTAAATTCTCAAACACAAAACATTAATTTATCAAGTGGAAAAATACAAAGCATTAAAGACTTCATACTTTCTAAAAAAAGAACAAGCAGTTATAAATTATCAAAAAGCACTTTTTTGGTGAAAAATAAAGGATTTTGCTTTTTTTTAGTAAAAAGTTTATAATATTTTATATTTAAAATAGAAAGGAAAAGAATGAAATTTAAATTAAATTGAATTAGAGTGCTAATGATCATTCTTATTTTAACTTTCGTTGGAATAATGATTTATATGATTGTTAACAAACTATTCACAACTACACCAGAAAAAATTAGTATTTCAGCTTTAGTAGATTATATTACTAACGCTGCAAAACAACCAAATGACAGTATATATTTTGAAAAAATAGAAGTAGATCCTTTTACTAATAAGTTTACCGGTGTGTTTGTTGATGGGCAAAAAACCATTAATTTCCTCGCGTATGGTAACTATAGAGATTTAGGTGTTGCTGGATATGAAAGTATACCTTCTGCTGCTTTTTCATACTTAAAAAATAATGAAGTAATTCAATCAGCAGGTCTTTCATCAGTTGGTGTTACTGAAGAAAACTGATTTGTTTCTTTCTTTGTAAGAGGTTTATTACCACAAATTATTGTTTTATTATTATTCTACTTTATCATAAGATGATCATTAAGAGGAATGAGTGGTGGAGCTTCTGGATTTGGCGGACAAGACAAATCACCTGCACAATTGATTAAATCAGATAAAAAATTCAGTGATATTGCAGGTAATAAAGAACCAATTGAAGAAATTAAAGAAATAGTAGATTACTTAAAAAAC
This genomic window from Mycoplasmopsis gallinacea contains:
- a CDS encoding ATP-dependent DNA helicase, which translates into the protein MVQKVIGSFFKIIKSGNNWALFNFVSQDKKFKAVVFAGTNIPSLYQEYEVELAENEGYRTYKLLSFVPSIKEKEIDWVDYISKNVKGIGLVTAKKIVQAQGEKIWQNIANFIKDEKPNELHLLLTDAQIEHLKQHYVDKRSEIESLLSISEEEKSNIKFFYLNNLQKLYEFLKEKHKGENINFEEHYKQNNVYNLYMKDFIPFELVDKFALLIGYQETGLFRFEAFVFNVISEEEMNNSTLIPYDLVERNLRSKLNISHDFFTDSCNLLLNHDNIIVQKVNDKFYFSKKVTLEKEFYILKRLYQINNAKKLDYITSSKIEGSSMSDEQKNAYFGALENNVSIISGGPGVGKSYIIKYLNLTLKENGLKNEKDYYILTPTGRASTNVSLKIDDKVRTIHSLLKIKDENEEVDISSDEYDKIKVLIIDEFSMVNINVFEKLLKACSNLEHLIILGDVNQLPAIGPGNLLEQMIQIDFVKTYYLTKFFRSDSIDIFNFFESVKKGQLPKFKKGIVNLYEWDKSVLVQNITKLFKKLIQEDGIENTIVLAPTYRGDYGLIELNNQIQNAINKDSQEVLKTQKQGREIIFKLKDRVIQLENRTQDNIYNGDIGEIVDFTKNKNTTETITVKFSNNGIDRFLEYTASEFRNEVSLAYGITVHKFQGSEIDHVIFLVLDSHSFMLNKKLIYTGASRAKKTLNIVTSINVPIEETLYTSYLKKNEILTNFQLLILEKEKEWN
- the pth gene encoding aminoacyl-tRNA hydrolase produces the protein MKLIVGLGNPGSQYKFTRHNAGFLAVDEIAKKLNVNFKSSKFNGEIAKSDDIILGKPSTFMNKSGLFVSQVANFYKIHPDDIMIIHDEKDLDLGKSVIKVGGSGGSHNGVIDVITQLGSRDFKRLKIGINSPERKGELKNFVLGNFTATEFTILQEVIQKAAEASVLFGFTDILTIMNKYNAKK
- a CDS encoding IS1634 family transposase, giving the protein MASVQIIKKNKTQYVRIVESYWDKETKKPKIREVKFLGKLEDLTKDNPNFIEELKESVSSKKNQKQKDRNEQILQIMNSLKLDKFKGTEIKGYGNLVYEEIINYLELPNFLNDLQKKNSRSKYDLASITKMLILTRILEPSSKRSSVEKIKKYWYKFDDSLKDIYRSLEFLQDKKADILKHLNEQFVDKINRNLTFCFYDVTTVYFESFIPDELRKFGFSKDNKVNQTQVVLGLLIDDMGIPIYYDLFPGNTSDFLTLKPVLENIKRDLGIDKITIVADRGLNSKSNLLAIKQAGYDYIMAYKIKGKENKIEGIYDLDTYKMMYEEFSVKKQDHKELFKSNNTFYEIDNKLILTFSGKRQRKDKKDRERLIKKAEKLLNLSAIKSEMKRGGKKYLKLSANEVELDHQAILKDEAADGFCGILTSHEDMDEMEIIEQYSKLWKIEESFRVMKTNFEVRPIYLSTEKTIKGHFLICFLALTIQRYLEFVLEYCGYPLPTNKIIESIKNQKLSIIPEINTYIKSEESEEFKTILKVLGLKPIETIGKCEDVKFTI
- a CDS encoding IS1634 family transposase, whose product is MCMQAKTKEKRTWILCVSKQKAGTYIQVGCRKIKGTGYETRFGVGYEHDFEKYQKNSIEKIKMLVKDIPLTTPKEEIIEIINQKFKENKNDLVEYRKRFKGYELVSSLVDHFDIFKDCHKTKSVSLKEVVMQQIYQRLKEPLSILGTFNSLKKEQEFVYSKNSFYRSLDYIAENRGQILQNVNSVLVNEHKKDVEIIWYDSTTTYFETFSREGYKKPGYSKDGKFKEDQIVIGLATDSNGIPLHYKVFPGNTTDANTFIPFVLEIQKIYKIKQITIIADKGMSLNKNIRFLESKGLKFIISYRMKTGTKDFKEFVLNQEGYIHSKTGLVHKSEEFLSQYRNGRINGKIRKRIITFSKKRARKDAEDRQILINNFLKKAKNGKVSYEDIAGGKKYRFFKAVDKSGYYELDNEKILQDEKFDGYYVYETNRHDLTPDQIVDLYAKQWKVEENFRSLKSRLVLRPMYLSSWKHITGYICLCFLSLVLMKFLVFKINDLIGLSQKDKFTEHRLNKMINDIIEVEEKFNNKTVKIFDIKDKSLEDSWNDYLLIQKVLEMIKK
- the dnaN gene encoding DNA polymerase III subunit beta, which encodes MKFTIKKNIIENTVDFLNNYVDSNDASVLNRCLFFEINSEALNISSNNPAVSAKKTIFVDESNLKLDSSGKVFINANIFRNIIKKFENKVTINVNNNIIDIYEGKTKFTIAKLDNDNQMQLVDFNEPSNKIEISSKKLENVINEALVSTNSSVDKINNLIYKVINIKSNNNKLLTMVSTDGFRLSKAEIEIDSEVEIDINVDSKILKKLVTKDAPKKVNLFFKDYKLGISYENTIIQANLVDLKYLDISNVFERNYSKEIIIEKQELLNLINKTIFYVSDKIKRLSFNISKEKIKTSYEVPEIGYADAETTNFEYEGEQFDIDVNYNFIKDAVSILDNGKIKIQISDKEDQLLFTSLENDKNKQLITPMRRY
- a CDS encoding DnaA ATPase domain-containing protein, with amino-acid sequence MISADKTALKVYTSQVRDYLKNEFDNMVYQNFFRSINVLSYERNEVVFSFPQFTDSIINIIKTYYQKNMQKTVKEIFGPNIVYKIVNYDQEQIKEIEKNNEIQYEEFKKFGYDSSVDPNLTFSNYIVGNFNKEAVNICKNLLNKDFLTVYIHSKSGFGKTHLLYAIANTYLSNNKTASYINPTNFTRDIAALLQENDQSKISAVLKHFTNVDVLLLDDFQIYSEGEKKSTKNFLFQIIDGRMSAKKKTVISSECSIDEIKSKFDTRIITRLTSGFTTSIKKPSYEDLEKLFDYFMKKEVFDSSLLDKQSRDFIIYNSSGSIRNLIGSVKRMQFYKDKILTVDDKLEYIKEIFEDTIKNRKEVKPEEIINVVCNYYKLNRKDLLGKSRRKEIVVARHMAIIVIRSYLQLSTTEIGKIFNRDHSTIVNVLGKTDVNNSSIKQVKDLIIAKLYN
- a CDS encoding RNA-binding S4 domain-containing protein translates to MIVKIKGDSIKVSQFLKKIGEISTGGQSKSFFDNNTMKINGEAPKGRSSKIKPGDIIWVNDTLIKVESEE
- the tilS gene encoding tRNA lysidine(34) synthetase TilS, yielding MLKNKKYLLAVSGGPDSIFLLYKYRNKDVVVAHVNYHQREDSNNDEVIVKRYCTLWKIPFYSLQLSKNDHIKNNFQNWARIQRYEFFKTICKQQKCDLVLTAHHKDDFIETAQMQLDKKKFRFFYGIKKESKAFDLNINRPFLFKYWKRSIEAKVEKLGLDYAIDYSNASNKYTRNAIRLKNKSIWNKTLFYLKIKLLNFWNSFKERKIAKAFKKWQKSNFNQDAFASLKHKNHLIYAFVNSQTQNINLSSGKIQSIKDFILSKKRTSSYKLSKSTFLVKNKGFCFFLVKSL